The following coding sequences are from one Paenibacillus tundrae window:
- a CDS encoding VOC family protein has product MKIDHLVVNVDKSFQESKQYITSVHSIGLPYMPKWGKGTKGFKVSNLWMGKEYFELVHIKKADGGGWVKEWTNKYNEGHRGLVGFALEVENIDEVYQKLTDRQINVTFPEPLRFRWFFNLLNKTMPWRNSYLPTFKGVPFQFFLQQLNDEKSKSFMEQYMVPNSSENGIEGILEVTVYGRLEDEDRKIIYALFDDYEEQKGALNIALGNQTIRFIESSEHRVEVKLRCNNESYAGKKINIHNIQITNT; this is encoded by the coding sequence ATGAAAATTGATCATTTAGTCGTCAATGTTGACAAGTCGTTCCAAGAAAGTAAGCAATATATTACTTCTGTTCACTCTATCGGCCTACCCTATATGCCTAAATGGGGCAAAGGGACAAAAGGTTTTAAAGTATCCAATCTGTGGATGGGCAAAGAGTATTTTGAATTAGTACATATTAAAAAAGCAGACGGGGGAGGATGGGTGAAGGAATGGACTAATAAGTATAATGAAGGACACAGAGGTTTAGTTGGTTTTGCTCTAGAAGTTGAGAATATAGATGAAGTGTATCAGAAATTAACTGATCGGCAGATCAACGTAACTTTTCCAGAGCCTTTGAGGTTTCGGTGGTTTTTCAATCTATTGAATAAAACGATGCCGTGGCGCAACTCCTATTTACCTACATTTAAAGGAGTTCCTTTTCAATTCTTCCTTCAGCAATTAAACGATGAAAAATCCAAGAGTTTTATGGAACAGTATATGGTTCCTAATAGCAGTGAGAACGGTATTGAGGGCATTCTTGAAGTAACGGTCTACGGAAGACTAGAAGATGAGGATCGGAAAATTATTTATGCTCTCTTCGACGATTATGAGGAGCAGAAAGGTGCGCTAAACATCGCTTTAGGAAATCAGACTATTCGTTTTATTGAGTCAAGTGAACATAGAGTAGAGGTCAAACTTCGTTGTAACAATGAGTCATATGCTGGGAAGAAAATAAATATTCATAATATTCAAATTACGAATACATAA
- a CDS encoding SDR family NAD(P)-dependent oxidoreductase has protein sequence MFELNNRVAIVTGSGSKRGIGRTIALTLAKQGAKLVIADINQEGIQETVDAIRAEGGEAIGVELNVTTLESNQAMVEKVLQAYGRIDILVNNAGISQKATVAEMTLEDVTRVFNVNMFGLFLCTQAVLEPMKKQNYGRIISLSSVSAKRGGGVFGGAHYSASKAAVLGFSKNLAREVATDGITVNCIAPGLVNTDIWKSLDQPTADGVIAGIPMGRPGETEEIASAIAFLASSEASYITGEEIDINGGSHMD, from the coding sequence ATGTTTGAATTAAATAACAGAGTAGCCATTGTCACAGGAAGTGGATCTAAACGAGGAATTGGACGAACGATTGCACTAACACTAGCCAAGCAGGGGGCAAAGCTGGTTATTGCTGATATCAACCAAGAAGGAATTCAAGAGACCGTTGATGCTATTCGTGCAGAAGGCGGGGAAGCCATCGGAGTTGAGCTTAACGTTACCACCCTTGAATCGAATCAGGCCATGGTGGAGAAGGTACTGCAAGCGTATGGAAGAATTGATATCTTGGTGAATAATGCAGGCATATCCCAGAAGGCAACCGTAGCAGAAATGACATTAGAGGACGTCACCCGTGTATTTAATGTTAACATGTTCGGACTCTTTCTCTGTACTCAAGCCGTGCTTGAACCGATGAAGAAACAAAATTATGGTCGGATCATTAGCCTATCCTCTGTATCTGCTAAACGGGGCGGCGGCGTCTTTGGTGGAGCGCACTATTCTGCATCCAAGGCAGCTGTACTAGGTTTCTCCAAAAACCTCGCACGAGAAGTTGCGACAGATGGTATTACGGTTAACTGTATCGCACCAGGGCTTGTGAATACGGATATCTGGAAATCTCTAGACCAGCCAACTGCGGATGGCGTCATTGCAGGCATTCCAATGGGACGTCCGGGTGAAACCGAAGAGATTGCTTCGGCTATTGCTTTCTTAGCTTCAAGTGAGGCCTCCTACATTACTGGGGAGGAAATTGATATCAACGGCGGGTCTCATATGGATTAA
- a CDS encoding transketolase family protein, producing MMSTYNVTEKKIATREGFGHEIVELGKKNKNIYVVDIDIGKSCKTTEFANQLPNQHINVGIAEQNAAGLAAGLATTGKIPFISTYAVFGSLRMLEQIRQEVCYPHLNVKIACSHGGLTPANDGGSHQAIEDMGVLRTVPNMTVIMAADYHSTRKLVAKAAEHYGPVYLRFTRDTVPVIYGEDEEFEIGKAKKLKDGKDIAIIANGDTLHLALKASELLENEGVSVKLLDFHTIKPLDREAVVDCLSTGRIITVEDHNILNGLGSAVSEVVAEEGGAVVRRIGVQDKFGESAPYEKLLEMNGITIDNIVATAHSLLK from the coding sequence ATGATGAGCACATATAACGTAACGGAGAAAAAAATTGCGACGCGCGAAGGTTTTGGACACGAAATTGTAGAGCTTGGCAAAAAGAATAAAAACATCTATGTCGTTGATATTGATATCGGTAAATCATGTAAAACAACTGAGTTTGCGAATCAGCTTCCGAACCAGCATATCAACGTGGGTATTGCCGAACAGAACGCCGCAGGACTTGCCGCAGGACTAGCAACAACGGGGAAAATACCTTTTATTAGCACATATGCTGTTTTTGGTTCGCTACGCATGCTTGAACAGATTCGCCAAGAAGTCTGCTATCCTCACTTGAATGTGAAAATTGCTTGTTCCCATGGTGGACTTACCCCAGCTAATGACGGCGGAAGCCATCAAGCCATCGAGGATATGGGTGTACTGCGCACAGTTCCCAATATGACGGTTATTATGGCTGCTGACTACCATTCCACGCGCAAGCTGGTTGCTAAGGCTGCTGAACATTATGGTCCAGTATATCTTCGGTTCACTCGTGATACAGTTCCGGTCATATATGGAGAAGATGAAGAGTTCGAGATCGGTAAAGCCAAAAAGTTGAAGGACGGCAAAGATATTGCCATTATCGCCAATGGGGACACTTTACACCTTGCCTTGAAAGCATCGGAATTGTTGGAGAACGAGGGTGTATCCGTTAAATTACTAGATTTCCATACGATTAAACCTCTAGACCGTGAGGCTGTTGTGGATTGCTTAAGTACAGGCCGGATCATCACTGTAGAGGATCATAACATTTTGAATGGTCTTGGCAGTGCAGTGAGTGAAGTTGTAGCCGAGGAAGGCGGAGCTGTCGTCCGCAGAATTGGTGTTCAGGACAAATTCGGAGAATCTGCTCCCTACGAAAAATTGCTAGAAATGAACGGAATCACGATAGATAACATCGTAGCGACTGCACATTCCCTATTAAAATAA
- a CDS encoding SDR family oxidoreductase → MDMTKQVAVVSGANRGLGKELALELLARGAKVYAGARNPESIHLPGAIPLQLDITDPESVKAAAEIAVDATLLVNNAGSSTGASLLTAELHDIHLEFNTHVFGTLSMIRAFAPVIENNGGGSILNILSALSWINTGNSGAYSTAKSAQWGLTNALRLELAAKNVRVAGLHVAYMDTDMTAGIEAPKSNPSDIAKTAIDGIQSGLYEIIADEVSRGVQQGLAGGVSALYPQLLQQ, encoded by the coding sequence ATGGATATGACTAAACAAGTTGCTGTAGTAAGTGGTGCTAATCGGGGGTTAGGCAAGGAATTGGCACTTGAACTTCTTGCTAGAGGAGCCAAAGTGTACGCTGGAGCAAGAAATCCTGAATCCATTCATTTACCGGGAGCAATTCCACTGCAACTTGATATCACCGATCCAGAATCCGTGAAGGCTGCGGCCGAAATCGCAGTGGATGCAACGTTGCTTGTTAACAATGCTGGTTCTTCTACAGGTGCTTCTTTACTTACAGCTGAGCTTCACGATATTCATTTGGAATTTAACACGCATGTATTCGGAACGCTATCGATGATTCGCGCTTTTGCACCGGTAATTGAAAACAATGGGGGAGGTTCAATCCTAAATATTCTGTCTGCCTTGTCTTGGATCAATACGGGTAATTCAGGTGCATATTCAACTGCAAAGTCTGCGCAATGGGGATTAACGAACGCGTTACGATTAGAGTTAGCTGCCAAAAACGTAAGGGTTGCAGGATTACACGTCGCGTACATGGACACGGATATGACAGCAGGTATTGAAGCGCCGAAATCCAATCCATCAGATATCGCCAAGACTGCAATTGACGGAATACAATCTGGACTTTATGAGATTATCGCTGATGAGGTAAGTCGAGGTGTTCAGCAAGGCTTGGCGGGCGGCGTTTCGGCTTTATATCCGCAATTGCTTCAACAATAA
- a CDS encoding FadR/GntR family transcriptional regulator, with protein MISIQFNRVSSNKLYIQIYDQILSEIQSGTFEIGDKLPTERELCAQFGVSRAPIRQALSALEMKGYIYSRQGEGVYVKSTIAQDEAVTDESFINSVSPEDIVEARMNIEPLIASMAAQRATADEIQLLRETIKQMESETAGGHYVPETDERLHMEIARASHNDLFIQFMTVITQAMKQQEMWRFIRDRTVTRPDYRDTNFSEHKEIIDAIENKQADTASKLMKQHMQNLFNRYWKD; from the coding sequence GTGATTTCAATACAATTTAATCGCGTATCAAGCAATAAACTGTATATTCAAATTTATGATCAGATTCTCTCTGAAATACAATCAGGTACGTTCGAGATTGGGGACAAGTTGCCAACAGAACGAGAACTATGCGCACAATTCGGTGTAAGCCGTGCTCCAATTAGACAGGCACTGAGCGCTCTGGAAATGAAAGGATACATTTATTCCAGACAGGGCGAAGGCGTTTATGTCAAAAGCACGATCGCTCAGGATGAGGCTGTAACGGACGAGTCTTTCATCAACTCCGTATCCCCGGAGGATATTGTTGAAGCACGAATGAATATAGAACCACTTATCGCCAGTATGGCAGCACAACGAGCTACGGCAGACGAGATTCAGCTGCTCCGAGAAACCATCAAACAGATGGAATCAGAGACAGCAGGTGGACATTATGTACCGGAGACGGATGAACGCTTGCATATGGAGATTGCTAGAGCTTCACATAATGATCTGTTCATTCAGTTCATGACGGTCATTACTCAAGCGATGAAACAACAGGAAATGTGGAGATTTATCCGCGATCGCACGGTAACCCGCCCTGACTACCGTGATACTAACTTTAGCGAGCATAAGGAAATCATTGATGCTATTGAAAATAAGCAGGCAGATACGGCTTCCAAACTCATGAAACAGCACATGCAGAATCTCTTTAATCGTTATTGGAAAGACTAA
- a CDS encoding MFS transporter, with amino-acid sequence MDLQQLEKSTVRKVTLRLIPFLFLCFAISILDRVNIGFAALRMNEDLGFSEAVYGFGAGIFFLGYFLLEVPGSAMMSKIGARRWISRIMVSWGIIAVIMAFIQTPIQFYIVRFLLGVAEASFYPCMVHYLSGFYQSKHHAKAIAGFMIAIPAANAIGSPLSTFLLQIEWFGLSGWQWLFILEAIPAVILGIICYFYLTDRIEDAKWLTGAEKTWLLDVTRKEALEKQKVKKPTFLEVLRDKDVLILALGYFFWMFGYYGINMFLPTISRGLTESTGWSLQSIGWLLGFMYLCAMIVMYLVGKSSDKHNERKFHVAGCLTVSAIAMMASVYVADFSLMGAFALLTISLCGAFGAYSPFWAIPPSFLTGAAAGGAIALINSIGNLGGFFGPYFVGFINDMTGSHNLGLTVLGISMIISATIIVFLVKQSGKSYKVSPGRPLDHTNSTNTG; translated from the coding sequence ATGGATCTGCAGCAATTGGAGAAGTCGACTGTTCGCAAAGTAACATTACGTTTGATCCCATTCTTGTTTTTGTGTTTTGCCATTTCAATTCTGGATCGCGTAAATATCGGATTTGCGGCATTACGAATGAATGAAGACCTCGGATTCTCCGAGGCTGTGTATGGATTTGGTGCAGGCATCTTCTTTCTAGGTTACTTCCTGCTTGAGGTACCCGGCAGTGCGATGATGTCTAAGATTGGTGCAAGACGATGGATTAGCCGCATTATGGTTTCCTGGGGGATTATCGCCGTCATTATGGCATTTATTCAAACGCCCATCCAATTCTATATCGTTCGTTTCTTACTGGGTGTGGCTGAAGCGAGTTTTTACCCTTGCATGGTGCATTATTTAAGTGGATTCTACCAATCCAAGCATCACGCCAAAGCGATTGCTGGATTTATGATTGCGATTCCAGCAGCCAACGCTATCGGTTCACCGTTATCAACGTTCCTGCTACAAATTGAATGGTTCGGTTTGTCGGGTTGGCAATGGCTCTTTATTTTGGAAGCGATTCCAGCAGTAATTCTCGGTATCATCTGTTACTTCTACTTAACGGATCGTATTGAAGATGCCAAGTGGTTAACAGGCGCAGAGAAGACTTGGCTGTTGGATGTAACGCGTAAAGAGGCACTGGAGAAACAAAAAGTTAAAAAACCTACTTTCCTTGAGGTATTGCGAGATAAGGATGTGCTTATTTTGGCACTAGGATACTTCTTCTGGATGTTTGGTTATTACGGAATTAACATGTTCCTGCCAACCATTTCTAGAGGTTTAACTGAATCGACAGGTTGGTCCTTACAGAGTATTGGCTGGTTGCTTGGATTCATGTATCTGTGTGCGATGATTGTTATGTATCTTGTCGGCAAAAGTTCGGATAAACATAACGAACGTAAATTCCATGTAGCCGGTTGCTTGACGGTTAGTGCGATTGCCATGATGGCAAGTGTATATGTTGCAGATTTCAGTTTGATGGGAGCGTTCGCACTTCTAACGATTAGTTTGTGTGGAGCATTCGGAGCTTACTCTCCATTCTGGGCGATTCCGCCATCATTCCTGACAGGAGCAGCCGCAGGTGGTGCGATTGCATTGATTAATAGTATTGGTAATCTCGGTGGGTTCTTCGGACCATACTTTGTAGGATTTATCAATGATATGACAGGTAGCCATAATCTTGGGTTGACAGTCCTTGGAATCAGCATGATAATAAGTGCGACTATCATCGTGTTCCTTGTCAAACAATCCGGTAAAAGTTATAAAGTAAGTCCGGGTAGACCATTAGATCATACTAATTCAACTAACACAGGGTAA
- a CDS encoding Crp/Fnr family transcriptional regulator translates to MPTKVNPDISAAVKKANLHQIITDEAIANLQVRTYAKNETVVVSGDALAFFYIIIEGRVAIHNYSEQGNVAVVDYVEQNGVLGDMEFFNHCNYLHTAVAVVPTTILLIPLEVVHSHLTTSVSFLMRMCSVLTEKLMKSSVKNARSLLYPGKNKLCKTIVQTSEKFESSTIPFVMKDMSSMMGISDRHIRRLLSDLVEEKIILRQNKTIQILDMKQLQRYSTDF, encoded by the coding sequence ATGCCCACTAAGGTTAACCCGGATATCTCGGCCGCCGTTAAGAAAGCAAATCTACACCAGATCATTACAGATGAAGCTATAGCTAATTTGCAAGTGAGAACATACGCAAAAAACGAGACGGTTGTCGTCTCGGGTGATGCGTTAGCATTTTTCTATATTATTATTGAAGGCAGAGTGGCAATTCATAATTATTCCGAGCAGGGGAATGTAGCTGTTGTTGATTATGTAGAGCAAAACGGAGTATTAGGTGATATGGAATTTTTCAATCATTGCAATTACCTTCACACGGCTGTGGCTGTTGTACCAACAACCATATTACTCATTCCACTAGAAGTGGTACACTCTCATCTAACAACATCAGTCTCGTTTCTCATGCGTATGTGTTCGGTTCTCACGGAGAAGTTGATGAAGTCTTCAGTGAAAAATGCAAGATCATTGCTGTATCCAGGCAAAAATAAACTGTGCAAAACCATTGTACAAACCTCAGAGAAATTCGAATCTTCAACAATTCCTTTTGTTATGAAGGACATGTCCAGTATGATGGGCATCTCCGACCGCCATATTAGAAGATTGCTCAGTGATCTAGTAGAAGAGAAGATTATCCTGAGACAGAACAAAACGATTCAGATTTTGGACATGAAGCAATTACAGCGATATTCCACCGATTTTTAA
- a CDS encoding transketolase, with protein sequence MTKPSIEELKQKAIDLRQTAITMIYEAQSGHPGGSLSAADIITALYFKEMNIDPANPKWEDRDRFVLSKGHVCPIQYAALLHRGFVPMEKVHTLRQYGSPFQGHPDMKKCPGIDISTGSLGQGLSCAVGMAIAGKRDDKSYRVFAMLGDGECQEGQIWEAAQTANKYQLDNLIVFVDDNNLQIDGTCDEIMPNLDLELKFKAFGFDTRRIDGHDMQQIVDTLDEIRNIQHGKPICIVCNTVKGRGVSFMEDVCNWHGVAPKEAEYLQALEEIAGGLK encoded by the coding sequence ATGACCAAGCCCAGCATTGAAGAACTCAAGCAAAAAGCAATCGATTTGAGACAAACAGCGATCACGATGATCTATGAAGCACAGTCTGGTCATCCAGGTGGTTCACTATCTGCAGCTGATATCATTACAGCCTTGTATTTCAAAGAAATGAACATAGACCCAGCTAATCCGAAATGGGAAGACCGCGATCGCTTCGTATTATCCAAAGGACATGTATGCCCGATTCAATATGCTGCATTGCTTCACCGGGGATTTGTTCCAATGGAGAAGGTGCACACGCTAAGACAGTACGGTTCTCCATTTCAGGGACATCCTGATATGAAAAAATGTCCGGGAATCGACATCTCAACAGGCTCACTCGGTCAAGGGCTCTCTTGTGCCGTAGGCATGGCGATTGCAGGTAAAAGGGACGACAAGTCATACCGAGTATTCGCTATGCTGGGAGATGGTGAATGCCAGGAAGGTCAGATCTGGGAAGCTGCTCAAACGGCAAACAAATATCAGCTCGATAATCTAATTGTGTTTGTGGATGATAACAACCTGCAAATTGACGGTACCTGTGATGAGATCATGCCAAACTTGGATTTGGAGCTGAAATTTAAAGCTTTTGGCTTCGATACCCGAAGAATAGACGGTCATGACATGCAACAGATCGTAGATACATTGGATGAAATCCGTAATATTCAACACGGGAAGCCAATCTGCATCGTATGCAATACCGTTAAGGGCAGAGGGGTTTCATTTATGGAGGATGTATGTAACTGGCACGGGGTTGCTCCGAAGGAAGCGGAATATCTGCAGGCTTTGGAAGAAATTGCGGGAGGTCTGAAATGA
- a CDS encoding glycoside hydrolase family 43 protein produces MTAQHVPYTGYLLVHFIGESADGEQVYFSYSEDGLHWQDLNQGLPVLRSAIGERGVRDPFVIRSPKDNRFYLIATDLRIASGKGWDAAVNEGSKDIIVWESEDLVHWSSPRAVTVGVSDAGCVWAPEAIYDESTDEFLVFWASATRGGSSDSSETERKQKMYSSRTKDFRSFTPTELYIERENHIIDTTIIAHNGSYYRYTKDETTKNIRVEKGSSLDKDAFVPLSAPILEAIPGVEGPQIYKMNDRNEWCLIVDQFAKGDGYLPLLTSDLDSGEFRVVDKDAYDLGKTHKRHGGVIPITADEVTRLLGAFGS; encoded by the coding sequence GTGACAGCACAACATGTACCTTATACGGGTTATCTTCTAGTTCATTTTATTGGGGAAAGTGCGGATGGTGAACAGGTCTACTTCTCGTACAGTGAGGATGGGTTGCATTGGCAAGATTTAAATCAAGGTTTACCGGTTTTGCGATCAGCGATCGGGGAAAGAGGAGTTCGAGATCCATTTGTAATTCGTTCTCCTAAGGATAACCGCTTTTATCTGATAGCTACCGATCTCCGGATTGCAAGCGGTAAAGGCTGGGATGCAGCAGTAAATGAAGGAAGCAAAGATATTATTGTATGGGAATCTGAGGATTTAGTGCATTGGTCATCGCCTCGCGCAGTTACCGTTGGTGTATCCGACGCGGGCTGTGTATGGGCACCAGAAGCCATCTATGACGAGTCGACAGATGAATTTCTAGTATTCTGGGCGTCGGCAACGAGAGGAGGATCTTCTGACTCTTCTGAAACAGAACGTAAACAGAAAATGTATAGTTCACGAACCAAGGACTTCCGTAGCTTTACGCCGACGGAGTTATATATTGAGCGAGAGAACCACATTATCGATACAACCATTATCGCGCACAATGGGAGCTACTACCGTTATACGAAAGATGAAACGACGAAGAATATCCGGGTAGAAAAGGGATCTTCCTTGGATAAGGATGCGTTCGTTCCGCTATCTGCTCCTATTTTGGAAGCGATTCCTGGCGTAGAAGGGCCTCAGATTTATAAGATGAATGACCGCAATGAATGGTGTTTGATCGTGGATCAATTTGCTAAGGGTGACGGTTATCTTCCTTTATTAACCTCAGATCTCGATAGTGGAGAATTCCGGGTGGTGGATAAGGATGCGTATGACTTAGGTAAGACCCATAAGCGACATGGCGGAGTAATCCCGATTACTGCCGATGAAGTTACTCGTTTGTTAGGAGCGTTTGGATCATAA
- a CDS encoding GNAT family N-acetyltransferase translates to MDILYKINADLKPEDVQNVFRSSGIKRPVDDRDRIQRMIENATLTVSAWHDDKLIGLARAITDFAYCCYLSDLAVSKDYQRNGIGRQLIERVRSHLGEEVALLLLSAPTAMEYYPRLGFEKTEKAFLIPRTI, encoded by the coding sequence ATGGACATTTTGTACAAAATAAATGCCGATCTTAAGCCAGAGGATGTTCAGAACGTATTTAGAAGCTCAGGAATTAAACGTCCTGTAGATGATCGGGATCGAATTCAACGAATGATTGAGAACGCAACGCTTACGGTTTCTGCTTGGCATGATGATAAGTTGATTGGACTTGCAAGAGCGATTACGGATTTCGCGTATTGTTGTTATCTATCAGATCTAGCGGTGAGTAAGGATTATCAGAGAAATGGCATTGGAAGACAGCTTATCGAACGTGTACGCAGCCATCTAGGTGAAGAGGTAGCATTATTGCTGCTCTCTGCACCAACGGCGATGGAATATTATCCACGACTTGGCTTTGAGAAAACAGAGAAGGCGTTTTTAATACCAAGAACCATTTGA
- a CDS encoding DUF3237 family protein, which produces MELEEVFTVHVKILETFELRNSEDDSVVMITFTGDVTGKYFEGIVLNGGVDTQVIGKGGDRHSLSARYMLQGEDFTGQSCEIYIENNGNINKKLKSSLFRTSPTIITNSTALSFLNSDILVGEGKATDTGLDIIIYRVSTS; this is translated from the coding sequence ATGGAATTAGAAGAAGTGTTTACGGTTCATGTGAAGATCTTAGAAACGTTCGAACTACGCAATAGCGAGGATGATTCTGTCGTTATGATTACGTTCACAGGAGATGTAACGGGAAAATATTTTGAAGGCATCGTGCTTAATGGTGGCGTGGATACACAGGTCATTGGGAAGGGCGGAGATCGACATAGTCTGTCGGCCAGATATATGCTCCAAGGTGAGGATTTTACCGGACAAAGCTGTGAAATTTATATCGAGAATAACGGGAATATCAATAAAAAGTTGAAATCTTCATTGTTTCGCACTTCGCCTACAATCATTACGAATAGTACAGCATTATCCTTTCTGAATAGCGATATTCTCGTTGGTGAGGGAAAAGCCACAGACACTGGCTTGGATATTATCATCTACAGAGTGTCTACCTCGTAA
- a CDS encoding adenosylhomocysteinase: MNSIIDDPSLASAGASRMHWFRERMPIVAELNHWFQEEQVLQGKTIAISMHIEPKTGFWIEGLLAGGAAHIYLVGCLGTTKKDTAAYLASLPNVTVLAKEADQYDEHKRYLKMVMANQIDLFLDNGASLILAHHELQPGWNPIGANEETRTGKLLIEKKGVQPEYPVIVIDDSPLKQIFENALGVGQSVVDGFMRTTSLLVGGKKVLVVGYGYCGSGVAKKFRGLGATTLVYDVNPIQLLNAKTDGHLVGELHDLIPEADVIVTVTGTFNVITEQHIPLFKEKAILANSGHYGFEINVGELKKASKSVEVVKEGIERITYAEKSIYLLHQANPLNLAGADGNPIEIMDMGFGLISHAAYRILTNVESLQPGLQPVPEDINHKISKRFVDLLQ; this comes from the coding sequence ATGAATAGTATTATTGATGATCCAAGTTTGGCTAGTGCCGGGGCATCTCGGATGCATTGGTTTAGAGAGAGGATGCCAATTGTGGCAGAGCTTAATCATTGGTTCCAAGAGGAGCAGGTGCTCCAAGGTAAAACCATTGCGATCAGTATGCATATAGAGCCCAAAACGGGATTCTGGATTGAAGGACTTCTCGCTGGTGGAGCCGCACACATCTACTTGGTCGGTTGTCTAGGTACAACTAAGAAAGATACAGCAGCATATCTAGCCTCTTTACCCAATGTGACGGTTCTAGCCAAGGAAGCAGACCAATATGATGAACACAAACGCTATCTTAAGATGGTGATGGCTAACCAGATTGATCTCTTCTTGGATAATGGTGCAAGTCTGATTCTTGCTCATCATGAATTACAGCCGGGATGGAACCCGATTGGTGCCAATGAAGAGACGCGTACAGGCAAGCTATTAATTGAGAAAAAAGGTGTCCAACCTGAATATCCTGTCATCGTGATTGATGATTCGCCCTTGAAGCAAATTTTCGAAAATGCACTAGGGGTTGGACAATCTGTTGTCGATGGCTTCATGCGAACTACGAGTCTTCTCGTTGGCGGCAAAAAAGTTCTCGTTGTTGGATATGGTTATTGTGGAAGCGGTGTAGCGAAGAAGTTCCGTGGTTTGGGGGCTACGACACTCGTGTATGACGTTAATCCGATTCAATTGTTGAATGCCAAAACAGACGGACATCTGGTTGGCGAATTGCACGACTTGATCCCTGAAGCCGATGTAATTGTTACGGTAACGGGAACCTTCAATGTGATTACCGAGCAGCATATTCCATTGTTCAAAGAAAAAGCTATTCTTGCTAACTCAGGGCATTATGGGTTTGAAATCAATGTGGGCGAATTGAAGAAGGCTTCGAAGTCTGTTGAGGTCGTCAAAGAAGGGATTGAACGAATAACGTATGCTGAGAAAAGCATCTATCTATTGCATCAGGCTAACCCGCTTAACTTAGCAGGAGCTGATGGTAACCCTATTGAGATTATGGATATGGGCTTTGGGTTAATCTCGCATGCAGCATATCGTATCCTGACGAATGTTGAATCCCTTCAACCTGGATTACAACCCGTTCCCGAAGATATCAATCATAAGATCAGTAAGAGGTTTGTGGATCTACTTCAATAG
- a CDS encoding TetR/AcrR family transcriptional regulator, which produces MARSKEFEVNEVLDKAMDIFWKQGYEKTSMSDLVEHMGIHRRSIYDTFEDKHSLFLRAMDRYADKVNASLLAEVKASKTAVEALHRIFDYMIAETEAMPTGCLIVNAAVELASHDNEVDNRSLESFNSVEQMFQRIIEWGQQEGEFSSELDPKETAEYLHNISVGIRAMARTSTDKEKLNRIVNVSINLFLD; this is translated from the coding sequence ATGGCTAGAAGTAAAGAATTCGAAGTTAACGAAGTATTAGATAAAGCGATGGATATCTTCTGGAAGCAAGGATACGAGAAGACTTCCATGAGTGACTTAGTTGAACATATGGGAATTCATCGTAGAAGTATTTACGATACATTTGAAGATAAGCATTCACTCTTTCTACGGGCTATGGATCGCTACGCTGATAAGGTCAATGCATCATTGCTCGCGGAAGTCAAAGCGTCCAAGACTGCAGTGGAAGCATTGCATCGCATTTTTGATTATATGATCGCGGAAACAGAAGCCATGCCTACAGGTTGTTTAATCGTGAATGCGGCAGTAGAGCTGGCATCACATGATAATGAAGTGGATAACAGATCTCTTGAGTCCTTTAACTCGGTAGAGCAGATGTTTCAACGGATTATTGAATGGGGACAGCAAGAGGGAGAATTTTCTTCTGAGTTAGACCCTAAAGAAACAGCAGAGTATCTTCACAACATCTCCGTTGGCATAAGAGCTATGGCAAGAACCTCAACGGACAAAGAGAAATTAAACCGCATAGTCAATGTGTCAATTAATCTTTTTCTAGATTGA